Below is a genomic region from Methanoculleus sp. SDB.
ACACTCATTTTACTGAAATACGATTAGAATCGATTTTATCCACCCAATCAAGTTTCTTTCAAAAAGATAAAATTAAAAGCTACTTACAAAAGGTTGTTCCAGCGCCATTCGATGAGAAAAAATTCAAATTTGCAGAAGAAATCAATAAATTGCTAACTGACAACCTCGTTCAATATAAAGAAGCAAATATAACTTTCAATGGAGAGAAGATATTTAGAGCTCCTTTTGAGAGTGATTGTTATTTTGAGGAAATTCTTAAACCAGTCTTTAAAGATAAAAATTCCAAACCTATTGCAGTTGGATGGTTATTGCCATCCAATCAGAGAAAAGACGCAAAATATCCAAAAACAGGAATATTATTTAAAAAGAAAGGATTTACTATTGGTGATGAAAACTTCTTAAGACAATTTTTTACTGACACGTATCATCAATGGTATTACGGAGAGATTCATATTGTTTCCAAAGATATTAGAGAGAATGCTGCCCGAAATAACTTTGAATACAATCACGGGAAAATACAAGAATTTATCGATGAAATAAAAAATCAGGCTTCCTCTTGGGAAAATGTTAACAGATATCGTGTGGACAGAGGAAAATCCGATAAAATAAAGAACATTCAATCTTTGATAGAATCTGGCGATATTTCAAAAGCAAAAAAGGAAGTGAAAAAATTAGAGGGTGGATTACAAAAAAAACCGAGAAGTTATCCAAAACCTAACTATCTACTGCCTCTAAAAGGACATATTGATGATATCCATAATAAAAATATGGCAGATCTTTCTGAAATAAAAATTAAAATTGACTATATTAAAAAAGAAGAAGAATCTGACTCTCTTAAGCATATGAGAGAGCTGTATCAAAAAATGGTTGAGACATATCCAGAACCAATGAAAAAAGACATTAAACGTGTGAAAAAAGGCCATGAAGACGATATAATCATTTCTGCAACTGATCCCATTCAAGATCTTATTATGAAGAAGACAGGGCTCAACGAAAGGCAATTCCGTGAACTATCACGGAAGGCTTTTGGTTGGAATAAAGTGCTCCCCCTTGGAGAACCGTTGATCATAATCGATAGCTCAAATAGTGAAGTAAATAGAAGATTTGGAGTCCTGTTATATACAATTCATGATTTATTTGAGAATAAATTTAAACACGAGCGCGGTCTTGAAACATTCAAATGGTACCATGATGCCACTGAAGAAGGGAAGACAATTATGAGAATGCAGCTAAATGCAATTCTCCATTTCTGCTATCGGATGATCGATGAGGCTGACATAAGGAAAAGTGGGGACCCTAAATCCTGATTATAAAGGATTCCATATTTTAATTTTTATGGACACAATCTTTAGAAAGTATTAGTGTATTGGTATTAAGACCAAGAAAAGTCAAGCAGGCTATCTGTTGGGATTGTTTATATTTATTCGGGAGTTGCATTGGAGTCTTATATCCCAGTTTCTGAATCTGACGTTCACAACTAAACCAGTAATATAAAATCAGATTCGCGATGAGAGATTCTAGCTAATATATTTAGGATGAAACTCCGGAAAAAACCCTTACAAAAAAACAAAAAAATTTAGCCGAAGAGGGCCCCGAGGCCGGCCATGCCGCCTTCCTCGTCTTCCTTCTCTTCTTCCTCTTCCTCTTCCTCAACAGCGGCCTCGGCGGGTGCTGCTGCGGCGGGGGCGGCTGCGACCGCGACGGGGGCCGCGGCGGCCTTGCTGATGGCTTCCTCGATGTTGACACCGTCGAGTGCGGCCACGAGGGCCTTCACGCGGGCTTCTTCGACGTCGATACCGGCTGCTGCGAGGACTGCCTTGACGGACTCCTCGGATACTTCCTTGCCTGCGTTGTGCAGGAGAAGGGCTGCATAGATGTACTCCATTTTATTCACCTTTGTTTGTATGATGGTTTCGAATTAATTTCCTTCAACGATACTTCTGACTGCGAGCATCTCACGGTACGCCCGTGCGATGATCAGGTCGACCACGTCCTTTTCGTAGATGCTTGCCTCGACCGCAAGGTTCCGGGCCTCCATCGCCGCCTTTCCGATGATCGGCACGATTGTCTGTGCCGTCGGGATGGCTGCGTTGACGGAGAGGTTGAACGCCTGCTGTGCTGCGAGCACCACGTTTGCGTAGTAGAGCGACTCGTCGATGGCGAGCATGGACGGTTCGTACATGCTTCCGTCGTAGAACGCGACCTGCAGGTTGAGACCCACGTCGATCGGGCGGATGTCGAGTTTCGCGAGGACGTCGGCCATCTTCTTGCTGATCGTCTCGCCCTTCTTCACCACCGTCTTCGTCTCGCGGATCTTGACCTTGCCGCCTTCGATTGCGGCGGGAATGCCTGCCTGCTGAAGTTCTCCCACGATCGGGCCCGGCTTAAAACTCGTCGGCCCTTTCGAAATCACGACATCTTCAGGGGCGACATCGCCCGGCTTTGCGACCATCTTCGTCTTGGTCTGCTCAAGGCGCTTAAACAGCCTGAACGGGTTTTCGTTCGTGTAGATCAGCGCACTCTGGCCGTCGAGATACGACGAGACCGGTTCGATCTCGCCGCCCATCTCGGAAAACGCGTGCTCGATAAGCGTGTTCCGCGTCATCTTCAGCACGGCGGTGCCGCGGATGTCACGGCGCATCTGCTGGATCTGCTTCGCGGGGATCCCGTAGAGGTCGACAAGACCTACGAGCGCGTATTCGCCTGCATACTGCTTGATCAGCTCGACTTCGTCCCGTTTCCACTGCGGTAAATGAGTGGTATATAATGCCATTTACATCACCCTGTGTGCAGGACCCATGGTCGTCTTGACATAGACGGAGCGGATATTCATCGCCCCGTTCTCGAGAACGGATTCGACACGCCGTAAGACGGCATCGATGTTCTCTGCAATCGGTTCGGCGTCCATGCCGGTCGTACCCACCTTCACGTGGAACGTTTTCTTGTCCCGGGTCCTGAACTTGACGGACTTCCGGAGACGCTCAACAATCGGCCTGATATCCATGCCCGGTGTAATGGGCATCGGCATCTTGCCGCGGGGACCGAGCCGGGGACCCAGCCATCGGCCGACAAGCGGCATCACGGCTGTTTCCGCAAGGAAGAACCGGTATTCTCCGGCAATCTTGCGTGCCTCGCGTGGCTCACCGCCCAGACGTTCGATCTCCTCCGATCCGATGATCAGCTCGACACCCGCTTCCTTTGCCTGCGTGGTGATGTCGCCTTTCCCGAGCACGGCGATCTTTTCAGTCCGGCCCGTGCCGTTCGGTAGAAGCATCGTTTCATCAATACGGTTTTTAGGCTGCGCCATGTCGATGTTCCTGAGGTTGATCGTGATATCCACGCTCTCCTGGAACTTCCGTTCAGGCGCTCCGTCTATCGCCGCTTTCACGGCTTTAAGAATCTGTGCCCTTTCTACCATTGTGTACCTCCATAGTGCTGCGACCTATTCGATCTTCTATGGGTTTTCATCAACTCTATGCATTCAGGATACTGTCGAATTCGCCTGCATCAATGAGCGGAAAGAGCTCTTTCGGCCTCTTCCCGTCCACCGTGACGCCGAGGCTCACGCACGTTCCGACGACCTCCTTGACGGCGGTCCGGATTTCGTACGAGAGCATGTCGTCGAACTTCATGCGGGCGATCCTGACAGCGGCCTCGAGCGGAAGGTCTCCCACAACCTGCACATTGGGTTCTGCTGAACCCTTTGTGATGCCACACTCCTTCATAACGAGTGCGGTTGTGGGGGGGATCCCGACGGAAATCGTGAAGTTCTTCTTGTCGTCCACCTCGACGGTGACGGGCACCTGCATGCCGTTGAACCCGGCTGTTTTTGCGTTGATCTCGTCAACAACAGCCTTCACGTTAATTCCGAGGGGTCCGAGGGCAGGTCCCAGAGGGGGACCCGCCGTTGCCTTTCCGCCGGCAACCAGTACCTCGACCACTTCTCCCATGGTATATCTCCATGCCGTTCCCCGTACGGGTACATAGCTTGGGTTAGATTAGGTCGGCGCGCGAGGACTTAAAGGTTTCAAATCGGGAGACGGAAAAAAAGGATCAGGCGTCGTCATCGCGGCGGTCGATGACGCGCACGTTGTCGCCCCGCACCGTGATGGGGATGGGCACCATGCTCTCGTAGAGTTCCACGGTAATTTCTTCCTTTCCGGTATCAACACGTTTGACGACCGCTTTTTCGCCCTTGAAGGGACCTGCGATCAGCTCGACGATCGTGCCCTCCTCGATCCCGCTGACGACGGGCTTCGGGGAGAGGAAGTGCTGGACCTCGCCGAACGAAGTGTCGCCGTGCAGGACGGCCCGCGCATGAGGCACCATTTCCACGAGCTGTTCAATCCGGGCGATCTCGTCGGGGCTCTCCACGAGCACGTACCCCCTGAGTTCGTCGGGCACCATAACGGCGAAGACCCGGATCTCGCTGTGCTCGCGAACCGCTTTTTCGATATTGTCGGCGACGGTACGCTCCTGTTTCGCCGTCGTCTTTATCGCATAGACCTTGTTTTCGGATTCGTTCATGTCCGTCATCGTCATCAGTTCGGGAGGACGATCATCAGCTCATAGACGATGAATCCCACAAGACCGAGGATCATGATGCCGAGAGCGGCAACGATCGCGATCTTGGAGAACTCGTCGCGGGCCGGTGTCCGTGCAAGTTTCAGGACGCGGATATATTTCTTGAAGAGTTCCTCTTCCAGCTTTAAATTCAGTGCCATATTCGTTCACTTCAGGAAATCGATATCGAATTCTTTCATCATCTGGCGCATTCCGCCCTCGCTCCGCCCGTAGATCTGGGGGGAGCGGACGCCGGTGACCACGAGCATCGTACGCATCTTGTGCTGCATATCGGGATCGACCTGGGCACCCCAGATAATCCGTGCCGTGGGATCGATGCGCTCGTATACTTCCTCGATGACTCCTTCCGCCTCGGCCATCGTCATGTCCGGGCCGCCGACGACGTTGACGAGGGCGGCGGTCGCACCGGAGATATCGACATCAAGGAGCGGGGAGCGGAGCGCTTTTTTGACCGAGTCGGTCGCCTTGTCTTCGCTGTCGCTTTCGCCCATGCCGATCATGGCGACGCCGCCGCGCTCCATGACGGTCCGGACGTCGGCAAAGTCGAGGTTCACGAGACCCGGCATCGTGATCAGTTCGGTGATTCCCTTGACCGCACGCATCAGGACTTCGTCCGATACCTTGAATGCGGCGTAGAGCGGGAGGCGCGGCACGACTTCGAGCAGGCGATCGTTGGGCACCACAATCACCGTGTCGGCAACATCGCGAAGCCGCTCGAGGCCGGCTTCGGCATTCTCCATCCTGATGGCACCCTCCGCAACAAAGGGGAGTGTCACCACCGCAATCGTCAGGGCCCCCTCGTCCCGTGCCGCCTTGGCAATGATCGGGGCGGACCCCGTGCCCGTCCCTCCTCCGAGACCGGCCGTAATGAAAACCATGTCGCACCCCTCGACGGCAGAGTGGATCTCCACCTCGTTTTCAAGGGCGGCCTCTTCACCCACCTGCGGGATGGAGCCGGCCCCGAGACCCCGGGTGCGCTGCTTTCCGATAAGGATTCTCCTGTCGGCCTGCGCCCTGATAAGATGCTGGGCATCGGTATTGATGGCGATGAGCTTCGCGCCGTGGATGCCCTCCTCGGACATGCGGCTGATGGTGTTGGATCCGCTCCCGCCGCAGCCGATGACGGCGATCTGGGTCTGCAGTTCCTTCAGGATCTCCTCGAGCTCCTGGTCATACTGTGGTCCGTCCACGATCATATCATTCGCCCGTGTTAGTGCCTCTTCCACAATCGATTTCATAAATATCTCTCCAGTCCCGGGACACGGATTATGCTCTCACTGCATGTCGAAACCATCTCGGGTGTGACGGTCGTTCCGCCGATGTCAACGGAAACGCCCTCCGCAAGCCTGCCGAACAGCGGTCCGGCGGTGACCCCCGCTTCGCGCGCCTTCCGGGGGTCAAAGCGTACACGCCGGATGATGAGGCGGTCGCCCTCGACTGCAGTGTTTTCACTACTGATAATGATTTTTACGCAGGACGTTATTAAATCATGTATTATCCGTGATCGATGCTCCCTGAATGTGAGAAACCGGGGAAGCATGATGCCCCCCTCCGGGATGAGGTGGCCTGCAGGAATTTCCGAAAGCATCTCCAGAAAACGCTTTTGATCGGATTTCAGCGCTTCTCCGAGGAGAATCGGGTCAATATCGACGATCACAGGCGTTCCCGCCCCCGAGAGGGCATTGGTATGCAGACGCGCTCCCGGCACCATTTTTTCGACACACGCCCGTAACGCGCTGTATGCGTCCCATTCGAGAGCTCCGATCCCGAGAATCTCACTCTCGCTCAGGCATACCAGCCCCTCCTCCGTGCAGAGCGACTCAAGCCTCCGGAATACCGCTCTGGAAACGGCTTTCCGGTCGATATACGCCGCAACCGCACCGGTCCTGTCACGCATCAGCCGCACCATCCCGCGATCGATCTCCTCCGCCTGCCGGGAATGTGCAATGTGGCCGAACGCTGCCCGCGACGAGAGCGCGATGCTCGTCTGGCGGGCCGCATAATGGTTTCCTCCGAAGCCCACAAAAGGAATCGTCCCGGTGGGATCTGCGGCGAGAATGCTGTGCGCAACTGCGTCCGCTGCCGCGGGATCGCGCCACTCCTTTTCCGTGCTTCCGATTTCCACGAACAGGGACGGCGTCATGATGTCGGACGGGCCGTGATGGGTCACCTCGTAGGAGACCCGGTATCCTTCCGGAGCGGCCGCGGGGAGATTGTTCAGAATCGCATGCATCCATGCGGGTGCCGCCCGGGCAAGCGATCGCGGCGCCCCCCCGTAGTCCGCGGTGGTAATGTTGCCCGTTACATGGACCGTGAGGGCGGGCACCGCCTGTATGCTCGTGTGCCGGGAGATGAAGATGAAGACGTCTGCAGCGATCCGCTCGTCGAGACCCTCCTCGTAAATCAGCCGCCCCCCGGTTTCCAGAAAGACAAAACGGTTTCCGGCGTGAACGACCGGTTCTGCGCCGGGATTCTCAAGCACGTCGAGCAGGCGGGCCCGGATCGCGGCCCCTGCCGGGTCCTGCGCCGAATTGATAAGGGCAATCTGCATGGTTGTCATCTCGCGGGGGAACCAGACCGTTGCCGCACCGCGGGAAGATTCCGGCAGGCAGGCATCGGGAAACAGATTAGTATTGCCCGGGGATCTGCTTTACATCTTCGGGCACCCGGCCGGCGAGCCGTCCAATCCGTTGACAAAACAGCAGGGTAAACCATATTTTACCACAGCGTGACAGTATATCATGGACACAGAAAAAATCAGGAAAGCATTCGAGGAGAGTGGAATAACCACGCAGATCACCTGTCCGCAGGCATTTAAAATCGCCGAAGAATACGATATTCCAAAGATGCACATCGCAAAATACTGCAACACGGCGGACCCGAAGATTAAGATCCGGGGCTGCCAGCTGGGCTGTTTCAGATGAGCATCTTCCTCCGGGTCGTCCCCGTCAGCGACGCGATCCGTGCCGTCCGGAAGATTGCAGTCCCTGCCGGCTGCGAAACCGTTCCGGTCGCGGACGCACGCGGACGTATCCTTTGCCGTGACGTGCAGGCGCCCGGGGACATTCCGGGTTTTGCCCGCTCGGTCGTCGACGGCTACGCGGTGATCGCCTCCGATACGCAGGGTGCCGGCGAGGCGATGCCCGCGATGCTCACCTGCACCGGAAGGATTGCGATGGGGGTGCCGGGAGACCTCCCGGTCAGATCCGGCGAGTGCCGGTATATCCCGACGGGGGGCGTGCTTCCCGCGGGGGCCGATGCCGCCGCCATGATCGAATACACGGAAGCCGTGGGTGACGAGGTGCTGATCAGAAAACCCGTTGCACCGGGCGAAAATATCATTCGGAGGGGTGAGGATTACCCGGAAGGAGGCGTGGTGCTGCCCGCGGGCACCCGGATCGGTGCACGGGGCCTGGGCGTGCTTGCCGCGGCAGGCTGCGACCGGGTCACCGTGGCCGTACCCCCGAAAGTCGGGATCATTTCGACCGGCAACGAACTGGTGCCCGTAGCAGCCGTGCCCGGCCCCGGAGAGGTGCGGGATGCGAACACCTATCTCTGCAGCGGTTTCGTGGAGGAGAAGGGCGGCATTCCGGTCAGGTACGGCATCGTAAGAGACGACCGCGATTCCCTCGCCGCGGCTCTCGAACGGGCGGTGGCGGAATGCGATATCGTCCTCCTCTCCGGGGGGAGCTCGAAGGACGACCGTGACATGTGCGCCGACACGATCGCCCGGTTCGGGGAGGTGCTCATTCACGGCATCGCCATCGCACCCGGAAAACCCACGATCATCGGCACGGCAGCCGGAAAACCGGTCATCGGCCTGCCCGGACACCCGGCATCCGCGTTCGTGGTGCTCCATGCGATCGGCACGCCCCTCATGGCGGCGACGACCGGGGAGACCGGCCGGGACAGGACGGTGCCCTCGGTGCTGGCCCAGAACATCCCGTCTGCAAAAGGGCGGCAGGACTATGTCAGGGTACGGTTCGAGGGAGATACGGTGGTACCGGTCTTCGGCAAGTCGGGCCTTCTCAATACGCTCGTGCAGAGTGACGGCATGGTGATCGTGCCCGCCGGCCGCGAAGGGCTGGAGCCCGGCGAGCGCGTGGAGGTGCACCTGTGGTGACGCGCTACCTCGCCCTCACGCCCCTCGACGACGCGATCGGCGTGATGAAGGAGACGTTTCCCTGCATCCCCCGCATCGCGGAGGTACCGCTCGCTTCGGCCGCGGGACGCATCACCGCAACGCCTATCTTCTCCCGCATCTCGGTCCCTCCGCGCCACCTCTCCGCGATGGACGGCATCGCGGTCCGGGCTGCCGATACGCACGGGGCGAGCGAACAGCATCCCGTCACGCTCTCCGATGCGGTCCGGGTCAATACCGGCAATGTGATCCCGGAAGGCTACGATGCGGTGATCATGATCGAAGACGTCCACACCGAACAGAGCGGGTACGTGATCCGTGCGGCGGCGAGCCCCTGGCAGCATGTCCGCCCGGTCGGCGAGGACATCGGCGAGTCGGAGATGATCCTGCCGTCCCTTCACCGCATCCGTCCGTTCGACATCGGTGCGCTCGCCGCGTACGGTATCGACCGCGTGGAGGTGCTCGACGTCTCGATCGGCCTGATTCCCACCGGCAACGAACTGGTGCCCCTCGGCACGCTGCCCGCGCCCGGCCAGGCGGTGGAGAGCAACATGCACATGGCGGCTGCTCACCTGCAGGGGCTCGGTGCCCGGTGCGTACACTATCCCATCACTCCCGACGAACCCGCTCTGATTCGTGCGGCGGTGGAGCGCGGCATCCGGGAAAACGACATTCTCGTTATCTCCGCCGGATCGTCGAAGGGCACGCGGGACTATACCGCAGGCATCATCGGCGAGCTCGGCGGGGTGCTCGTCCACGGCATTGCCATCAAACCCGCAAAACCCGTCATCATCGGACAGATCGGGGGAAAACCCGTCATCGGAATGCCCGGATATCCGCTTGCCTGCGCGACCATCCTCAGGGAGCTCATGGAGCCGCTCCTCGGCATGTACGGCTTCCGCCCGCCCGCACGGGAAACGGTTTCCGCACGGCTGACCACGACCCTCCATTCCGATATCGGCACGGACGAGTTCGTGCTGCTCTCCGTCGGCCGGATCGGCGGCGGCTGGGTGGCCGTGCCGCAGTCCCGCGGCGCGGGGGTGCAGATGAGCGGGGTGCGGGCAAACGCGTACCTCACCATCGGGAGGAACGCGGAGGGTGCCATGGCCGGCGACGAAATCCGGGCGTCGCTCCTCGTCCCCCGCGAAAGCGCGGAGGAGTCGCTCCTCATCACCGGCAGCCACGACCCGGCACTCGATTACCTCGCCGACATGGCACGGCGGCAGGGCGTTGCCATGCACGCCACCCACACCGGGAGCATGGGGGGGCTCCTCACCCTGAAAAAGGGCGAGTGCCATGCGGCGCCGATGCACCTCCTCGGGGCGGACGGCGACTACAACATCCCGTACCTCCGGAAATACCTCCCCAACGAAGAGCTCGTGCTGCTCTGCGTCGCGGAGCGGCAGCAGGGAGTCGTCTCGCGCGAGGGGCTCGCGCTTGAGGACATTCCGGCACATACGTTCGCCAACCGCCAGAAGGGATCGGGAACGCGGATGCTGCTCGACCATCTCCTCCGGGAGCGGGGCATCGACAGCTCGGCCATCGCCGGCTACGATCGCGAATATACCACCCACCTCGCCGTTGCGCTTGCAGTACAGACGGGAGAGGCGGATATGGGCGTCTGCGTCTACAGTGCCGCGAAGGCTCTCGGGCTTCCATTTGTGCCCGTCGGCACGGAGCGCTATGAACTGGTGGCGAGAAAAAGCACGCTCCGGGACGACCCGGGACTTGCCGCACTCTTCGACTGCGTCTCCTCCGAATCCTTTAAAAAGACGCTCACGACCCTCGGCGGGTACGACGTCAGGGAGACAGGCGTGCGGCGCGGACTGCCATAAGCACCGCCTCTTCGGGGGTGGTACAGGGAAACACCCCCGGAATATCCCACGAACCGACGGTGAAGACCGGAATGCCGAGCTTCAGCGCCATGCCAATCTCCGAGAGGGTGCCGTGGCCCCCGCCCACGGCAATGACCGCATCGGCGGAGGAGACGAGGACGGCATTCCGGGCGATGCCGAGCCCGCTTTTTATCACGACATCAAGGTGCGGATTGCCCGTGTCGCGCCCGGGGAGGATGCCGACCGTCACGCCGCCCGCTTCCCGTGCCCCCCGGCACGACGCTTCCATCACACCGCCCCGCCCCCCGGAGAGCAGGACTGCGTGGTTTCCGGCAAGCAGGTACCCCGCCGTCTCCGCCGCCTCCGCCTCATCCCCGGTGCACTCCGACGCACCGATGACCGCAATCTGCATGGATGAGAGAAGGGACCAAAGCAGGAAAAAGAGATCGGGAATCCGCACCACGCCGTTCCTGCTCACAAATACTATCACTGCAGACCGCCTATTCTTCTCCACTGTTGAGGGATTCAGGTGAAGGAGGTCACCAGCAACTATACCGCCCGCGGGGTGGAGAGCGCGGTCCAGGAGTACTGGGCTGCTGAAGACGTGTACAAAAAGGTGAAAACGCTGCGGGCCGGTGGAAAACCGTTCTTTTTCGTGGACGGACCGCCGTATACGACCGGCTACATCCATCTCGGCACCGCGTGGAACAAGATCATCAAGGACTGCATCCTCCGGTACGAGCGCATGTGCGGCAGGAATGTGATCGACCGGGCCGGGTACGACATGCACGGCCTTCCCATCGAGGTCAGGGTCGAACAGGAGCTCGGATTCGCTTCAAAAAAGGATATCGAGGAATACGGCATCGCCGCGTTCATCGAGAAGTGCAAGACCTTCGCGCTCACCCACAAGGACATCATGAGCGAGCAGTTCAAAGCGCTCGGCGTCTGGATGGACTTCGACGATCCCTACGAGACCGTGAAGCCGGAGTACATCGAGGCGGCATGGTGGACACTTGCAAAGGCGGACGAGAAGGGGCTCCTCGAACAGGGCTACCGGGTGGTGAACCTCTGCCCCCGGTGCGAGACCGCCATCGCCGACTCAGAGGTCGAGTACTGGGACGAAGAAGATCCCTCAATCTACGTCAAGTTCCCCCTCCGCGGCCGTGACAACGAGTACCTTGTCATCTGGACCACGACGCCCTGGACACTCCCCGCCAACGTCGCCGTCGCGGTGAGCGAGGACTTCGTGTACGCCCGGGTGAACGCGGTGAAGGGAGACCGCGAAGAGATCCTGTGGATTGCCGAAGAGCTGGTGGAGGATGTGCTCCGGAAGGGGCGGTACCGTGACTACACCGTCCTCGCGACGGTCACCGGTGCGGAGATGGTCGGGATGGTGTACGACTCCCCGCTCGCAGCGGCGGTCCCCGTCCAGCGGACGGTGGAGCACCGTGTCGTCGCCGCCGATCACGTGACCCTCGAAAACACCGGAATGGTCCACACCGCACCGGGCCACGGGTGGGAAGACTCCCTCGTCGGGCAGGCGGAGGGGCTGACCGTCCTCTGCCCCGTCGACGGCGCCGGCCTCTTCACGGACGAGGCGGGCATCTTCGCAGGCAGCTACGTCCGCGACGCAAACGATGCCGTGCTTGACGCTCTCGGCGACCACCTCCTCGCCTCGGATCGGATCGTCCACCGCTACGGCCACTGCTGGCGCTGCAAAACGCCGATCATCTCCATCTCCACCGAACAGTGGTTCATCCCGATCCCGAAGATCAAGGAGAAGATGCTCGCCGAGATCGAAGCCGTAACCTGGTACCCCGAGTGGGCGGGAAGCGCCCGGTTCCATGATTTCGTCTCCGAAGCCCGCGACTGGTGCATCTCCCGGCAGCGGTACTGGGGGATCCCCATCCCAATCTGGCAGTGCGACCGGTGCGACCGGCACAGGACCTTTGCGACCATCGCCGACCTCACCGAAGCAAGCGGCACGGAGATTGCCGATCCGCACCGTCCGTACGTCGACGAAGTGACCGTCCCCTGCGCCTGCGGGGGAACGATGCACCGGGTCGAGGACATCTTTGATGTCTGGTTCGACTCCGCGATGGCGTCATGGGCGACGCTCCGGTTCCCCGGGGAGACAGCCGCCTTTGAAGACCTCTGGCCCGCGGACTTCATCACGGAGGGACAGGACCAGACCCGCGGCTGGTTCTACTCGCAGCTCGGCGCCTCGACGATCGCGTTCGACCGTGCGCCGTACAAAAACGTCCTGATGCACGGCTTTGCGCTGGATGCGGAAGGGCGGAAGATGAGCAAGAGTTTCGGGAACGTCGTCTCGCCGGAAAGTGTCATCGACCAGTACGGCGTGGACGTGCTCCGGCTCTATATCCTCTCGGCAAGTGCGCCGTGGGACGACCTGAAGTTCAACTGGGAAGGTGTCAAGACGGTCAACCGGGCCGTCAATATCCTCTGGAACGTCTACCGCTTCCCGCTCCCGTACATGATCCTCGACGGCTTCGCGCCCGCAACCGGGGGCGACGGGACGTGGAACGACGACTACGTGCGTGCTCACCTGGCGGCGATGCCCGACGAAGACCGCTGGATCATCTCGCGCATTCACTCGCTCGCGGCGGAGGTCTCGGAGGGGATCGACGGGTATAACCTGCATCGGGCCACCCGGGCGCTCATCACGTCGGTGCTCGAGGACATCTCGCGCTGGTACATCCAGCTCGTCCGCCCGAGAATGTGGCTCGAAGAAGACTCGGTCGAAAAACGGCACGCCTATGAAACGATGTATTCCGTCATGCGGATGCTGGTCCGGCTGCTCGCCCCCTTCACGCCGCACATCAGCGAGGAGATCTACCGGAACCTGCGGACCGACGCCGACCCGGAGAG
It encodes:
- the rpl12p gene encoding 50S ribosomal protein P1 (similar to eukaryotic L12), producing MEYIYAALLLHNAGKEVSEESVKAVLAAAGIDVEEARVKALVAALDGVNIEEAISKAAAAPVAVAAAPAAAAPAEAAVEEEEEEEEKEDEEGGMAGLGALFG
- the rplP0 gene encoding acidic ribosomal protein P0 (similar to bacterial 50S ribosomal protein L10): MALYTTHLPQWKRDEVELIKQYAGEYALVGLVDLYGIPAKQIQQMRRDIRGTAVLKMTRNTLIEHAFSEMGGEIEPVSSYLDGQSALIYTNENPFRLFKRLEQTKTKMVAKPGDVAPEDVVISKGPTSFKPGPIVGELQQAGIPAAIEGGKVKIRETKTVVKKGETISKKMADVLAKLDIRPIDVGLNLQVAFYDGSMYEPSMLAIDESLYYANVVLAAQQAFNLSVNAAIPTAQTIVPIIGKAAMEARNLAVEASIYEKDVVDLIIARAYREMLAVRSIVEGN
- a CDS encoding 50S ribosomal protein L1, with protein sequence MVERAQILKAVKAAIDGAPERKFQESVDITINLRNIDMAQPKNRIDETMLLPNGTGRTEKIAVLGKGDITTQAKEAGVELIIGSEEIERLGGEPREARKIAGEYRFFLAETAVMPLVGRWLGPRLGPRGKMPMPITPGMDIRPIVERLRKSVKFRTRDKKTFHVKVGTTGMDAEPIAENIDAVLRRVESVLENGAMNIRSVYVKTTMGPAHRVM
- a CDS encoding 50S ribosomal protein L11, producing MGEVVEVLVAGGKATAGPPLGPALGPLGINVKAVVDEINAKTAGFNGMQVPVTVEVDDKKNFTISVGIPPTTALVMKECGITKGSAEPNVQVVGDLPLEAAVRIARMKFDDMLSYEIRTAVKEVVGTCVSLGVTVDGKRPKELFPLIDAGEFDSILNA
- a CDS encoding antitermination protein NusG, whose product is MTDMNESENKVYAIKTTAKQERTVADNIEKAVREHSEIRVFAVMVPDELRGYVLVESPDEIARIEQLVEMVPHARAVLHGDTSFGEVQHFLSPKPVVSGIEEGTIVELIAGPFKGEKAVVKRVDTGKEEITVELYESMVPIPITVRGDNVRVIDRRDDDA
- a CDS encoding preprotein translocase, whose protein sequence is MALNLKLEEELFKKYIRVLKLARTPARDEFSKIAIVAALGIMILGLVGFIVYELMIVLPN
- a CDS encoding cell division protein FtsZ — translated: MKSIVEEALTRANDMIVDGPQYDQELEEILKELQTQIAVIGCGGSGSNTISRMSEEGIHGAKLIAINTDAQHLIRAQADRRILIGKQRTRGLGAGSIPQVGEEAALENEVEIHSAVEGCDMVFITAGLGGGTGTGSAPIIAKAARDEGALTIAVVTLPFVAEGAIRMENAEAGLERLRDVADTVIVVPNDRLLEVVPRLPLYAAFKVSDEVLMRAVKGITELITMPGLVNLDFADVRTVMERGGVAMIGMGESDSEDKATDSVKKALRSPLLDVDISGATAALVNVVGGPDMTMAEAEGVIEEVYERIDPTARIIWGAQVDPDMQHKMRTMLVVTGVRSPQIYGRSEGGMRQMMKEFDIDFLK
- a CDS encoding D-tyrosyl-tRNA(Tyr) deacylase, which translates into the protein MQIALINSAQDPAGAAIRARLLDVLENPGAEPVVHAGNRFVFLETGGRLIYEEGLDERIAADVFIFISRHTSIQAVPALTVHVTGNITTADYGGAPRSLARAAPAWMHAILNNLPAAAPEGYRVSYEVTHHGPSDIMTPSLFVEIGSTEKEWRDPAAADAVAHSILAADPTGTIPFVGFGGNHYAARQTSIALSSRAAFGHIAHSRQAEEIDRGMVRLMRDRTGAVAAYIDRKAVSRAVFRRLESLCTEEGLVCLSESEILGIGALEWDAYSALRACVEKMVPGARLHTNALSGAGTPVIVDIDPILLGEALKSDQKRFLEMLSEIPAGHLIPEGGIMLPRFLTFREHRSRIIHDLITSCVKIIISSENTAVEGDRLIIRRVRFDPRKAREAGVTAGPLFGRLAEGVSVDIGGTTVTPEMVSTCSESIIRVPGLERYL